A portion of the Hoplias malabaricus isolate fHopMal1 chromosome 1, fHopMal1.hap1, whole genome shotgun sequence genome contains these proteins:
- the ptbp1a gene encoding polypyrimidine tract-binding protein 1a isoform X1 codes for MDGRLDADLYPLGSSYVNKIESVHDITVGTKRGSDELFSSCVSNGPFIMSSGAANGNDSKKFKGDIRSPGIPSRVIHVRKLPNDVNEAEVISLGLPFGKVTNLLMLKSKNQAFLEMNTEESAQTMVSYYSSVTPVIRNHPVFMQYSNHKELKTDNSPNQVRAQAALQAVNAVQTGTVPLSVDGGSGTQSPVLRVIVENLFYPVTLDVLHQIFSKYGTVLKIITFTKNSQFQALVQYSDSMTAQHAKVSLDGQNIYNACCTLRISFSKLTSLNVKYNNDKSRDYTRPDLPTGDSQPSLDAQTMATAFTAPGIISASPYAGAHGFPPTFAIQQAAGLSLPGVPAGALASLGVPGAAAAAAAAAGRIGLAALSTAGHCVLLVSNLNPESVTPQCLFILFGVYGDVMRVKILFNKKENALVQMADGTQAQLAMSHLNGQKLLGKALRITLSKHTTVQLPREGHEDQGLTKDYSNSPLHRFKKPGSKNYSNIFPPSSTLHLSNIPPSVGEDDLTGLFQSSGATVKAFKFFQKDHKMALIQMGSVEEAIESLIEFHNHDLGENHHLRVSFSKSTI; via the exons ATGGACGG ACGTTTAGATGCGGATTTGTATCCTCTGGGATCCAGCTACGTCAACAAAATAGA aagcGTCCATGATATAACAGTTGGCACAAAG AGGGGATCTGACGAACTCTTTTCCTCCTGCGTCTCTAACGGACCGTTTATCATGAGCTCAGGAGCAG CGAATGGTAACGACAGTAAAAAGTTTAAAGGAGACATCAGGAGTCCTGGAATTCCATCTCGAGTTATTCACGTCCGTAAATTACCAAATGACGTCAACGAGGCAGAGGTGATCTCTTTGGGACTTCCCTTCGGAAAAGTGACCAACCTACTGATGCTGAAGAGCAAGAACCAG GCATTTCTGGAGATGAACACAGAGGAATCTGCTCAGACGATGGTTAGTTATTATTCCTCCGTCACCCCTGTCATCCGAAATCATCCAGTCTTCATGCAGTACTCCAACCACAAGGAGCTGAAGACGGACAACTCTCCGAACCAAGTG AGGGCACAGGCGGCCCTGCAGGCAGTAAATGCAGTGCAGACGGGAACTGTGCCTCTGAGTGTGGATGGAGGATCTGGAACTCAAAGCCCGGTCCTGAGGGTCATTGTGGAAAACCTCTTCTACCCTGTCACTCTGGACGTCCTGCATCAG ATATTCTCCAAGTACGGCACAGTTCTGAAGATCATCACATTCACCAAAAACAGTCAGTTTCAGGCCCTGGTGCAGTACTCTGACAGCATGACAGCCCAGCACGCCAAAGTG TCTCTGGACGGTCAGAACATCTACAACGCCTGTTGCACTCTGAGAATCAGTTTCTCAAAGCTCACCAGCCTCAATGTCAAATACAACAACGATAAGAGTCGAGATTACACTCGTCCGGATCTGCCCACAGGGGACAGCCAGCCATCTCTCGACGCTCAGACCATGGCAACAGCGTTCA CAGCTCCAGGAATAATCTCAGCTTCTCCATACGCAGGAGCTCACGGATTCCCTCCAACATTTGCCATCCAGCAGGCAGCAG GTCTGTCTCTTCCAGGCGTCCCTGCCGGAGCTCTGGCGTCTCTGGGTGTTCCCGGAGCAGCGGCTgccgcagcagcagcagcaggcagGATTGGACTCGCGGCGCTCAGCACAGCAGGACACTGCGTCCTGCTTGTCAGCAACCTGAACCCTGAG agcgtTACGCCCCAATGCCTCTTTATTCTTTTCG GCGTGTATGGTGACGTCATGAGAGTGAAGATACTCTTCAATAAGAAGGAGAATGCGTTGGTGCAAATGGCTGATGGAACACAAGCCCAGTTGG cCATGAGCCACCTTAACGGTCAGAAGCTCCTTGGGAAAGCTCTGCGCATCACTCTGTCCAAACACACCACAGTGCAGCTTCCTCGGGAAGGGCACGAGGACCAGGGTCTCACTAAAGACTACAGCAACTCTCCCCTGCACCGCTTCAAAAAACCTGGCTCCAAAAACTACTCCAACATCTTCCCTCCTTCCtccaccctccatctctccaacATCCC ACCTTCTGTAGGTGAAGATGATCTTACAGGGCTGTTTCAGAGTTCAGGAGCAACGGTTAAGGCTTTCAAGTTTTTCCA GAAGGACCACAAGATGGCACTGATCCAGATGGGTTCAGTGGAGGAGGCGATTGAGTCCCTGATTGAGTTTCACAATCACGATCTCGGGGAGAACCACCACCTTCGAGTGTCCTTTTCTAAATCCACCATCTGA
- the ptbp1a gene encoding polypyrimidine tract-binding protein 1a isoform X3 has protein sequence MDGSVHDITVGTKRGSDELFSSCVSNGPFIMSSGAANGNDSKKFKGDIRSPGIPSRVIHVRKLPNDVNEAEVISLGLPFGKVTNLLMLKSKNQAFLEMNTEESAQTMVSYYSSVTPVIRNHPVFMQYSNHKELKTDNSPNQVRAQAALQAVNAVQTGTVPLSVDGGSGTQSPVLRVIVENLFYPVTLDVLHQIFSKYGTVLKIITFTKNSQFQALVQYSDSMTAQHAKVSLDGQNIYNACCTLRISFSKLTSLNVKYNNDKSRDYTRPDLPTGDSQPSLDAQTMATAFTAPGIISASPYAGAHGFPPTFAIQQAAGLSLPGVPAGALASLGVPGAAAAAAAAAGRIGLAALSTAGHCVLLVSNLNPESVTPQCLFILFGVYGDVMRVKILFNKKENALVQMADGTQAQLAMSHLNGQKLLGKALRITLSKHTTVQLPREGHEDQGLTKDYSNSPLHRFKKPGSKNYSNIFPPSSTLHLSNIPPSVGEDDLTGLFQSSGATVKAFKFFQKDHKMALIQMGSVEEAIESLIEFHNHDLGENHHLRVSFSKSTI, from the exons ATGGACGG aagcGTCCATGATATAACAGTTGGCACAAAG AGGGGATCTGACGAACTCTTTTCCTCCTGCGTCTCTAACGGACCGTTTATCATGAGCTCAGGAGCAG CGAATGGTAACGACAGTAAAAAGTTTAAAGGAGACATCAGGAGTCCTGGAATTCCATCTCGAGTTATTCACGTCCGTAAATTACCAAATGACGTCAACGAGGCAGAGGTGATCTCTTTGGGACTTCCCTTCGGAAAAGTGACCAACCTACTGATGCTGAAGAGCAAGAACCAG GCATTTCTGGAGATGAACACAGAGGAATCTGCTCAGACGATGGTTAGTTATTATTCCTCCGTCACCCCTGTCATCCGAAATCATCCAGTCTTCATGCAGTACTCCAACCACAAGGAGCTGAAGACGGACAACTCTCCGAACCAAGTG AGGGCACAGGCGGCCCTGCAGGCAGTAAATGCAGTGCAGACGGGAACTGTGCCTCTGAGTGTGGATGGAGGATCTGGAACTCAAAGCCCGGTCCTGAGGGTCATTGTGGAAAACCTCTTCTACCCTGTCACTCTGGACGTCCTGCATCAG ATATTCTCCAAGTACGGCACAGTTCTGAAGATCATCACATTCACCAAAAACAGTCAGTTTCAGGCCCTGGTGCAGTACTCTGACAGCATGACAGCCCAGCACGCCAAAGTG TCTCTGGACGGTCAGAACATCTACAACGCCTGTTGCACTCTGAGAATCAGTTTCTCAAAGCTCACCAGCCTCAATGTCAAATACAACAACGATAAGAGTCGAGATTACACTCGTCCGGATCTGCCCACAGGGGACAGCCAGCCATCTCTCGACGCTCAGACCATGGCAACAGCGTTCA CAGCTCCAGGAATAATCTCAGCTTCTCCATACGCAGGAGCTCACGGATTCCCTCCAACATTTGCCATCCAGCAGGCAGCAG GTCTGTCTCTTCCAGGCGTCCCTGCCGGAGCTCTGGCGTCTCTGGGTGTTCCCGGAGCAGCGGCTgccgcagcagcagcagcaggcagGATTGGACTCGCGGCGCTCAGCACAGCAGGACACTGCGTCCTGCTTGTCAGCAACCTGAACCCTGAG agcgtTACGCCCCAATGCCTCTTTATTCTTTTCG GCGTGTATGGTGACGTCATGAGAGTGAAGATACTCTTCAATAAGAAGGAGAATGCGTTGGTGCAAATGGCTGATGGAACACAAGCCCAGTTGG cCATGAGCCACCTTAACGGTCAGAAGCTCCTTGGGAAAGCTCTGCGCATCACTCTGTCCAAACACACCACAGTGCAGCTTCCTCGGGAAGGGCACGAGGACCAGGGTCTCACTAAAGACTACAGCAACTCTCCCCTGCACCGCTTCAAAAAACCTGGCTCCAAAAACTACTCCAACATCTTCCCTCCTTCCtccaccctccatctctccaacATCCC ACCTTCTGTAGGTGAAGATGATCTTACAGGGCTGTTTCAGAGTTCAGGAGCAACGGTTAAGGCTTTCAAGTTTTTCCA GAAGGACCACAAGATGGCACTGATCCAGATGGGTTCAGTGGAGGAGGCGATTGAGTCCCTGATTGAGTTTCACAATCACGATCTCGGGGAGAACCACCACCTTCGAGTGTCCTTTTCTAAATCCACCATCTGA
- the ptbp1a gene encoding polypyrimidine tract-binding protein 1a isoform X2, translated as MDGRLDADLYPLGSSYVNKIESVHDITVGTKRGSDELFSSCVSNGPFIMSSGAANGNDSKKFKGDIRSPGIPSRVIHVRKLPNDVNEAEVISLGLPFGKVTNLLMLKSKNQAFLEMNTEESAQTMVSYYSSVTPVIRNHPVFMQYSNHKELKTDNSPNQVRAQAALQAVNAVQTGTVPLSVDGGSGTQSPVLRVIVENLFYPVTLDVLHQIFSKYGTVLKIITFTKNSQFQALVQYSDSMTAQHAKVSLDGQNIYNACCTLRISFSKLTSLNVKYNNDKSRDYTRPDLPTGDSQPSLDAQTMATAFTPGIISASPYAGAHGFPPTFAIQQAAGLSLPGVPAGALASLGVPGAAAAAAAAAGRIGLAALSTAGHCVLLVSNLNPESVTPQCLFILFGVYGDVMRVKILFNKKENALVQMADGTQAQLAMSHLNGQKLLGKALRITLSKHTTVQLPREGHEDQGLTKDYSNSPLHRFKKPGSKNYSNIFPPSSTLHLSNIPPSVGEDDLTGLFQSSGATVKAFKFFQKDHKMALIQMGSVEEAIESLIEFHNHDLGENHHLRVSFSKSTI; from the exons ATGGACGG ACGTTTAGATGCGGATTTGTATCCTCTGGGATCCAGCTACGTCAACAAAATAGA aagcGTCCATGATATAACAGTTGGCACAAAG AGGGGATCTGACGAACTCTTTTCCTCCTGCGTCTCTAACGGACCGTTTATCATGAGCTCAGGAGCAG CGAATGGTAACGACAGTAAAAAGTTTAAAGGAGACATCAGGAGTCCTGGAATTCCATCTCGAGTTATTCACGTCCGTAAATTACCAAATGACGTCAACGAGGCAGAGGTGATCTCTTTGGGACTTCCCTTCGGAAAAGTGACCAACCTACTGATGCTGAAGAGCAAGAACCAG GCATTTCTGGAGATGAACACAGAGGAATCTGCTCAGACGATGGTTAGTTATTATTCCTCCGTCACCCCTGTCATCCGAAATCATCCAGTCTTCATGCAGTACTCCAACCACAAGGAGCTGAAGACGGACAACTCTCCGAACCAAGTG AGGGCACAGGCGGCCCTGCAGGCAGTAAATGCAGTGCAGACGGGAACTGTGCCTCTGAGTGTGGATGGAGGATCTGGAACTCAAAGCCCGGTCCTGAGGGTCATTGTGGAAAACCTCTTCTACCCTGTCACTCTGGACGTCCTGCATCAG ATATTCTCCAAGTACGGCACAGTTCTGAAGATCATCACATTCACCAAAAACAGTCAGTTTCAGGCCCTGGTGCAGTACTCTGACAGCATGACAGCCCAGCACGCCAAAGTG TCTCTGGACGGTCAGAACATCTACAACGCCTGTTGCACTCTGAGAATCAGTTTCTCAAAGCTCACCAGCCTCAATGTCAAATACAACAACGATAAGAGTCGAGATTACACTCGTCCGGATCTGCCCACAGGGGACAGCCAGCCATCTCTCGACGCTCAGACCATGGCAACAGCGTTCA CTCCAGGAATAATCTCAGCTTCTCCATACGCAGGAGCTCACGGATTCCCTCCAACATTTGCCATCCAGCAGGCAGCAG GTCTGTCTCTTCCAGGCGTCCCTGCCGGAGCTCTGGCGTCTCTGGGTGTTCCCGGAGCAGCGGCTgccgcagcagcagcagcaggcagGATTGGACTCGCGGCGCTCAGCACAGCAGGACACTGCGTCCTGCTTGTCAGCAACCTGAACCCTGAG agcgtTACGCCCCAATGCCTCTTTATTCTTTTCG GCGTGTATGGTGACGTCATGAGAGTGAAGATACTCTTCAATAAGAAGGAGAATGCGTTGGTGCAAATGGCTGATGGAACACAAGCCCAGTTGG cCATGAGCCACCTTAACGGTCAGAAGCTCCTTGGGAAAGCTCTGCGCATCACTCTGTCCAAACACACCACAGTGCAGCTTCCTCGGGAAGGGCACGAGGACCAGGGTCTCACTAAAGACTACAGCAACTCTCCCCTGCACCGCTTCAAAAAACCTGGCTCCAAAAACTACTCCAACATCTTCCCTCCTTCCtccaccctccatctctccaacATCCC ACCTTCTGTAGGTGAAGATGATCTTACAGGGCTGTTTCAGAGTTCAGGAGCAACGGTTAAGGCTTTCAAGTTTTTCCA GAAGGACCACAAGATGGCACTGATCCAGATGGGTTCAGTGGAGGAGGCGATTGAGTCCCTGATTGAGTTTCACAATCACGATCTCGGGGAGAACCACCACCTTCGAGTGTCCTTTTCTAAATCCACCATCTGA